The proteins below come from a single Odontesthes bonariensis isolate fOdoBon6 chromosome 18, fOdoBon6.hap1, whole genome shotgun sequence genomic window:
- the LOC142368303 gene encoding sodium bicarbonate cotransporter 3-like isoform X2 has product MDEQSEGEHVLKGLDEEALVDHGKSSFSTHTNYEREDLESHRAVYVGVHVPLGRENKRRHRHRGHKHHRKKKERDSEDGKEDGRDSPSYDTPSQRVQFILGTEDDDLEHIPHDLFTELDELSFREGRATEWRETARWLKFEEDVEDGGERWSKPYVATLSLHSLFELRSCILNGTVMLDMRANSIEDIADMLIDSMVASGQLQEDLRNNVREAMLKKHHHQNERKLSNRIPLVRSIADIGKKHSDPLLLDRNGEGLSSSRLSLYKPGSASSVSSQSQRQVTRQESRVSVLLNHLLPSSSYNTGLSPGPSSLATSQNTPLSFHGSSQNPSQTHATGLGIPEVVVSPPEDDDPPNPAEEDAVSAQLSRRASSASQNLEMLPLEGPLMPHNSVPINLDGNKAMERRPSKVGVSRESSSVDFSKVDMNFMKKIPPGAEASNVLVGEVDFLEKPIIAFVRLSPAVLITGLTEVPVPTRFLFLLLGPHGKGPQYHEIGRSMATLMTDEIFHDVAYKAKDRTDLLSGIDEFLDQVTVLPPGEWDPTIRIEPPKNVPSQSKRKGPSHPNGSASPAGELEKNDDHYVGPELQRTGRIFGGVILDVKRKAPFYWSDIKDSLSLQCLASVLFLYCACMSPVITFGGLLGEATKGNISAIESLFGASITGVAYSLFAGQPLTILGSTGPVLVFEKILFKFCSDYSLSYLSLRTSIGLWTAFLCLVLVATDASSLVCYITRFTEEAFAALICIIFIYEALEKLFHLGEYYPVNMHNSLDNLTLYSCQCSPPVNASDQLLQQWNQTGYNTSDSIPWSNLNVSMCKMLHGEFVGPACGHHGPYIPDVLFWSIILFFTTFFLSSFLKQFKTERYFPTKVRSTISDFAVFITIMIMVLVDYLMGIPSPKLNVPDRFEPTSKNRGWLMDPLGDNPWWTLLVAVLPALLCTILIFMDQQITAVIINRKEHKLKKGCGYHLDLLIVAVMLGVCSIMGLPWFVAATVLSISHVNSLKVESGCSAPGEQPKFLGIREQRVTGFMIFVLMGCSVFMTSVLKFIPMPVLYGVFLYMGASSLKGIQFFDRIKLFGMPAKHQPDLIYLRYVPLWKVHIFTLVQLTCLVLLWVIKASAAAVVFPMMVLALVFIRKLLDFFFTKRELSWLDDLMPESKKKKEDDKKKKAREKLEQASRLQEEEEEEMRLKVSFAGSNQLNVPVKTLSGSSDTDPLVVNITDEMAKTAVWKAVNSSAESCVQPVKRSTSPEEKVTCVRVDVSPETPREGSTAETFL; this is encoded by the exons ATGGATGAACAGAGCGAGGGGGAACATGTGCTCAAG GGTCTAGATGAGGAGGCACTAGTGGACCACGGAAAGAGCAGCTTCTCCACTCACACCAACTATGAGAGGGAAGACTTGGAAA GCCACAGAGCAGTGTACGTAGGTGTCCATGTGCCTCTGGGGAGGGAGAACAAACGGAGGCATCGCCACAGAGGACACAAACATCAccgaaagaagaaagaaagagactCGGAGGATGGAAAAGAAGATGGCAGGGATTCCCCTAGTTATG ACACACCGTCCCAGAGGGTACAGTTCATCTTGGGAACGGAGGATGATGACCTCGAGCACATCCCACATGACCTCTTCACTGAGCTGGATGAGCTGTCCTTCAGAGAAGGCCGTGCCACTGAGTGGAGAGAGACAGCCAG ATGGTTGAAATTTGAAGAAGATGTGGAAGATGGTGGGGAGAGGTGGAGTAAGCCTTACGTGGCCACACTGTCACTACACAGCTTATTTGAACTGCGAAGCTGCATCCTGAATGGCACAGTCATGCTGGATATGAGGGCCAACAGTATTGAGGACATTGCAG ACATGTTGATAGACAGCATGGTGGCATCAGGCCAGCTGCAGGAGGATTTGCGCAACAATGTGCGGGAAGCAATGTTGAAGAAACATCACCATCAGAATGAGAGAAAGCTCAGCAATCGCATCCCTCTTGTGCGCTCCATTGCTGATATAGGCAAGAAACATTCTGACCCACTCTTGCTTGACAGAAACG GAGAGGGCCTGTCCTCCTCTCGTCTCTCTCTCTACAAGCCAGGGTCAGCGTCCTCTGTCTCCAGCCAGTCCCAGAGACAAGTGACAAGACAAGAGTCAAGAGTCTCCGTCCTGCTCAACCACCTCCTGCCCTCTTCTTCCTACAACACTGGCCTGTCCCCAGGCCCCTCTTCCCTCGCCACCTCTCAAAATACCCCTTTATCTTTTCACGGTTCCTCCCAGAACCCTTCACAAACCCATGCCACTGGCCTCGGCATCCCGGAGGTGGTGGTATCACCTCCTGAGGATGATGACCCACCAAACCCTGCAGAAGAGGACGCAGTATCAGCACAGCTCAGCCGGCGAGCATCCTCAGCATCCCAGAACCTTGAGATGCTGCCCTTAGAAG GACCACTGATGCCTCATAACTCTGTCCCAATCAATCTGGATGGCAACAAGGCGATGGAGAGGAGGCCATCTAAAGTAGGGGTCAGTAGAGAAAGCAGCAGTGTGGACTTCAGCAAG GTGGACATGAATTTCATGAAAAAGATTCCTCCGGGTGCTGAGGCCTCAAATGTGCTGGTGGGAGAAGTGGACTTCCTGGAGAAGCCCATAATTGCATTTGTACGATTGTCACCAGCAGTTCTTATCACAGGTCTCACTGAGGTGCCCGTGCCCACAAG gtttcttttcctccttctgGGTCCTCATGGTAAAGGTCCACAGTACCATGAAATTGGCAGATCAATGGCGACTCTGATGACAGATGAG ATTTTCCATGATGTGGCATACAAGGCCAAAGACCGAACTGATCTACTCTCTGGGATAGATGAGTTCCTTGATCAGGTAACTGTTCTTCCTCCTGGAGAATGGGACCCCACGATCCGGATTGAACCTCCAAAGAATGTCCCATCTCAG TCGAAGAGAAAGGGACCTTCTCATCCCAACGGCAGTGCCTCTCCAGCTGGAGAACTAGAAAAAAACGATGACCACTATGTAGGGCCTGAGCTGCAGAGAACCGGGAG GATATTCGGAGGTGTGATCCTGGATGTCAAGCGGAAGGCCCCCTTCTACTGGAGCGACATAAAGGACTCACTCAGTCTGCAGTGTTTAGCATCTGTCCTTTTCCTCTACTGCGCCTGCATGTCCCCTGTCATCACATTCGGGGGTCTGCTTGGCGAAGCAACAAAAGGCAACATA AGTGCAATAGAGTCTCTTTTTGGAGCATCAATAACAGGAGTGGCGTACTCCCTCTTCGCAGGCCAGCCTCTAACTATTCTTGGCAGCACGGGGCCCGTTTTAGTATTTGAGAAGATCCTTTTTAAATTCTGCAG TGACTATAGTTTGTCCTACCTGTCACTGAGGACCAGTATTGGTCTATGGACGGCCttcctgtgtcttgttctgGTGGCCACGGATGCTAGCTCTCTGGTCTGCTACATCACACGTTTCACAGAGGAGGCCTTCGCGGCACTCATCTGCATAATCTTCATCTACGAGGCTCTGGAGAAGCTATTCCACCTTGGAGAATACTACCCTGTCAATATGCACAACAGTTTGGACAATCTTACCCTCTATTC GTGTCAATGCTCTCCGCCTGTTAATGCATCAGATCAGCTCCTGCAGCAGTGGAACCAGACGGGTTACAACACCTCAGACTCTATCCCATGGAGCAACCTCAATGTTTCG ATGTGTAAAATGCTGCACGGTGAATTTGTGGGTCCAGCCTGTGGTCACCATGGGCCCTATATCCCAGATGTTCTCTTTTGGTCCATTatcctcttcttcaccaccttctTTTTGTCCTCATTCCTCAAGCAGTTTAAGACAGAAAGATACTTCCCCACCAAG GTACGTTCCACTATAAGTGATTTCGCTGTATTCATAACCATCATGATCATGGTGCTCGTGGATTATCTGATGGGGATCCCCTCCCCTAAACTGAATGTCCCTGACCGCTTTGAG CCGACTTCAAAGAACAGAGGATGGCTGATGGACCCGTTGGGAGACAATCCCTGGTGGACGCTGCTGGTGGCTGTACTTCCTGCTTTGCTCTGCACCATCCTCATCTTTATGGACCAACAGATCACTGCAGTCATCATCAACCGCAAAGAGCACAAGCTAAAG AAAGGCTGTGGCTATCACCTGGATTTACTGATAGTGGCAGTAATGCTGGGTGTGTGCTCCATTATGGGCTTGCCATGGTTCGTGGCTGCAACCGTCCTGTCCATTTCCCACGTTAACAGCCTGAAGGTGGAGTCTGGCTGCTCTGCGCCAGGAGAGCAGCCCAAGTTTCTGGGCATCCGGGAGCAGCGCGTCACAGGATTCATGATTTTTGTCCTCATGGGTTGCTCTGTTTTCATGACATCGGTGCTAAAG TTTATTCCTATGCCCGTTCTGTATGGAGTGTTTCTCTACATGGGCGCTTCATCCCTCAAAGGCATTCAA TTCTTTGACAGAATCAAACTGTTTGGCATGCCTGCGAAACACCAGCCTGACCTGATTTACTTGCGCTATGTGCCGCTCTGGAAGGTCCATATTTTCACCCTGGTGCAGCTCACCTGTTTGGTTCTGCTCTGGGTAATCAAGgcctctgcagcagctgttGTATTCCCCATGATG GTTCTGGCGCTTGTCTTTATCCGAAAGCTTCTAGACTTCTTCTTTACAAAGAGAGAGTTGAGCTGGCTGGATGACCTCATGCCAGAGagcaagaagaagaaagaggacgacaagaaaaagaaagctcgTGAAAAGCTG